The Hevea brasiliensis isolate MT/VB/25A 57/8 chromosome 1, ASM3005281v1, whole genome shotgun sequence genome has a window encoding:
- the LOC110633148 gene encoding protein DMR6-LIKE OXYGENASE 2, with amino-acid sequence MGEVDPAFFQALEHRPSLQNIEAQGIPLIDLSIPSSPDASLEDLVKKIGDACRDWGFFQVINHGVPLEKREKIFNASRKFFAQPKEVKIKIRRDEKRVLGYYDTEHTKNVRDWKEVFDFAVQNPTIVPASYEPDDKEVTEWYNQWPEYPPELREVCEEYAKEMEKLGFKLLELIALSLGLKADRFHGFFEDQTTFIRLNHYPPCPVPDLALGIGRHKDAVALTILAQDDVGGLEVKSKSDGEWTWVTPTPNSYIINVGDIIQVWSNDAYESVEHRVKVNPEKERFSVPYFLNPAHYTWVKPLEEIANEQNPAKYRPYNLGKFLVTRKRSNFKKLDVENIQISHFRVSDLSDKLEGALSINT; translated from the exons ATGGGAGAGGTCGATCCAGCCTTCTTCCAAGCTCTAGAACACAGGCCAAGCCTGCAAAACATTGAAGCACAGGGAATACCCCTAATTGATCTATCCATTCCGAGCTCTCCTGATGCCTCCCTGGAGGATCTTGTAAAGAAGATAGGCGATGCATGCAGAGACTGGGGGTTTTTTCAAGTGATCAATCATGGGGTTCCACTGGAAAAGCGAGAAAAGATTTTCAATGCATCGAGAAAATTTTTTGCTCAACCTAAGGAGGTGAAAATCAAGATTAGGAGAGATGAGAAGAGAGTGTTGGGTTATTATGACACAGAGCATACCAAGAATGTAAGGGACTGGAAAGAAGTGTTTGATTTTGCTGTGCAGAATCCAACTATTGTTCCTGCTTCATATGAGCCTGATGATAAGGAAGTTACTGAATGGTACAATCAATGGCCTGAGTACCCCCCTGAACTAAG GGAAGTGTGTGAAGAATATGCTAAAGAAATGGAAAAACTAGGTTTCAAGTTGCTGGAGCTGATTGCCCTCAGTCTAGGCCTGAAGGCAGATAGGTTCCATGGATTCTTTGAAGACCAAACCACCTTCATTAGACTCAACCACTATCCACCATGCCCTGTTCCTGACCTAGCTCTTGGCATTGGTCGACACAAGGATGCTGTTGCCTTGACCATACTTGCCCAAGATGATGTGGGTGGACTAGAGGTGAAAAGCAAATCTGATGGGGAGTGGACTTGGGTCACCCCAACCCCAAATTCTTACATTATTAATGTTGGTGACATCATTCAG GTATGGAGCAATGATGCATACGAGAGTGTAGAGCATAGAGTGAAGGTGAATCCTGAGAAGGAAAGATTTTCTGTTCCATACTTCTTGAACCCAGCACACTACACCTGGGTGAAGCCTTTGGAGGAAATAGCAAATGAGCAAAACCCTGCTAAATATAGGCCTTATAATTTGGGGAAATTTTTGGTCACAAGAAAGCGTAGTAATTTTAAGAAGCTTGATGTTGAGAACATCCAAATCTCTCATTTCAGGGTTTCAGATTTGTCCGACAAATTAGAGGGAGCACTGTCCATCAATACTTAA